One Acetobacter oryzoeni genomic window, TTACGAGCTTTGGTTTTGCGCACTGTAAAAGTACCAAAAGAAGGAAGGGTAAAACCGCCTTCGCGCTTTAGTTCTTCTACAATTGCATCAATAAGGTCATTCGCTGCCTGATTGGCGGCAACGCCGGTGCAGTTGATCGAGTCCTGGATCACTGCTGCAATAAAGGCCTTGCTCATGAAGTACTAACTCCCTTTCAGACAGAACTGTATGCACAAGAATTATTTGGCTATCATGC contains:
- a CDS encoding HU family DNA-binding protein, whose translation is MSKAFIAAVIQDSINCTGVAANQAANDLIDAIVEELKREGGFTLPSFGTFTVRKTKARKALNPRTGEQVKVKAGKTVRFKASPNLKKAV